AATCCAGATTTGGACCGGTATATCGAGCGCTTCGAGCGGTACGAGCCGTCGGTTGGGATGCTTGGCGACGCATACGACCGGCAAGAAGCCCGTCGGTACAACCAAGCCGGACGGGAGCTGAAACGGAAGTTTCCGGGGACCGAGGTCATCATCGTTCCGAAATGCCACGAAGCAATCGACGTAATCGACGAGGACATGATACTCGGCTACCCGATGGGCTACTCTGACCAGACTGCCGAGGAGTACACGGACATCGTCGATTGGCGGGGGCGGCGCGTGCATCTGCTAGGGGCAAGTCCCACGAAGCAGTATCCAGTAATCGAGGAGCTAACACAGCCGCGTGTGACCGGCGAGGAGCCAGCCGATATCGTCGGCGTCGACTGGAACGGGGTCCACTTAGCGGCACTTCACGGGGAGTATTTCTCACCACACGGCTACGGGAGTGCGGACCATCTCTCGATCCGAGAGACGGTTCGAGAGAGTTTGCGACACATCCGGTCATACTGGAAATCGCGGGGTGTGTGGCCCACTGCAGAGACAGAGCGGAATCCGCTAACAGCGGAACCGATGGACCCCGTCTGGGCTGCTGACGGTTCGAGAGCGACTGTGGACGGCCTTGAGGATGCGATTGTCGTCGAGTACGAGAACGGACAGACACTCGCGTACCGGAGCCA
This genomic window from Haloarcula sp. H-GB4 contains:
- a CDS encoding DUF6610 family protein, producing MSSEARHSWSAAAVGDAQQAEYIGFLHREPFVIDAYRLGFTVGVREDYTYQSSLRNVEVPIEILDNDFRNPDLDRYIERFERYEPSVGMLGDAYDRQEARRYNQAGRELKRKFPGTEVIIVPKCHEAIDVIDEDMILGYPMGYSDQTAEEYTDIVDWRGRRVHLLGASPTKQYPVIEELTQPRVTGEEPADIVGVDWNGVHLAALHGEYFSPHGYGSADHLSIRETVRESLRHIRSYWKSRGVWPTAETERNPLTAEPMDPVWAADGSRATVDGLEDAIVVEYENGQTLAYRS